In the genome of Notamacropus eugenii isolate mMacEug1 chromosome 5, mMacEug1.pri_v2, whole genome shotgun sequence, one region contains:
- the LOC140504848 gene encoding olfactory receptor 52D1-like: MSTTNKTSVHPTSFFLLGIPGLETAHIWISIPFCLVYMMAVLGNGALLFIIKSDHSLHEPMYLFLSMLSVADLILTTTTLPKILSLFWFNDGEINFEACLMQMYLIHSLSTMESGFILAMAFDRYVAICNPLRHPTVLTHTVIESLGLVILFRGVVLISPYPLLLRWLPYCKTTIISHTYCEFMALVELVCVPTRIQRVYGLIIAFLTGGMDFILIMCSYVLILRAVFNLPSNDARLKTLGTCGSHVWVILVFYPPAFFSFLTHRFGHHIAPHVHIFVANIYILIPPMVNPIIYGIKTKHIRKRFLKVFIVKNA; the protein is encoded by the coding sequence ATGTCAACTACCAATAAGACTAGTGTGCATCCCACCAGCTTCTTCCTCCTTGGCATTCCAGGTCTGGAAACTGCCCACATTTGGATTTCCATACCTTTCTGTCTGGTGTATATGATGGCTGTTCTGGGGAACGGTGCCCTTCTATTTATCATCAAATCTGACCATAGCCTACATGAGCCCATGTATCTCTTCCTCTCCATGCTCTCAGTGGCAGACTTGATTCTCACCACTACCACACTACCCAAGATCCTCAGCCTCTTCTGGTTCAATGATGGGGAGATCAATTTTGAAGCTTGTCTTATGCAAATGTATCTTATTCATTCACTGTCCACCATGGAATCTGGATTCATTTTGGCCATGGCTTTTGACCGCTATGTGGCTATCTGCAATCCCCTTAGACATCCCACTGTTCTGACTCACACAGTTATTGAAAGCTTGGGTCTAGTTATTTTATTCCGTGGAGTTGTATTGATCAGTCCTTATCCACTTCTACTGAGGTGGCTTCCCTATTGCAAGACGACCATCATCTCACACACATACTGTGAATTCATGGCCCTAGTCGAGCTGGTCTGTGTCCCTACCAGGATTCAAAGAGTCTATGGCTTAATTATTGCCTTCCTAACAGGTGGTATGGACTTCATATTGATTATGTGTTCTTATGTCCTCATTCTGCGTGCTGTATTTAACTTGCCTTCTAATGATGCTAGGCTTAAGACATTGGGCACTTGTGGTTCTCATGTGTGGGTAATTTTAGTTTTCTATCCTcctgccttcttttccttccttacaCACAGATTTGGGCACCACATTGCTCCTCATGTCCATATTTTTGTGGCTAATATCTATATTCTTATCCCACCTATGGTGAACCCCATCATCTATGGAATTAAAACCAAACACATCCGAAAGAGGTTTCTCAAAGTGTTTATAGTGAAAAATGCCTAA